The following proteins come from a genomic window of Winogradskyella sp. PC-19:
- the dinB gene encoding DNA polymerase IV yields the protein MPDDLPIRKIIHVDMDAFYASVEQLDNPELRGKPIAVGGGGKRGVISAASYEARKFGVKSAMSGRLAEKLCPELIFVKTNFERYKEVSQKIRKIFLSYTDLVEPLSLDEAYLDVTQNKIGMPSASIIAQQIRQRIFEDTGLTASAGISINKFVAKVASDYNKPNGQKTVNPEDVLEFLEALDIRKFYGVGKVTAEKMYQKGIFTGKDLKSKSLEYLTDNFGKSGGYYYHIVRGIHNSEVKPNRTRKSLAAERTFSENLSSEIFMLEKLEHIAEEVSRRLHKSKVSGKTVTLKIKYSDFTLQTRSKTLPYFISDKSIILETAKNLLYQEKLNNSVRLLGISLSNLNTEASKKKLAKTEKKSVSVQLKFEF from the coding sequence ATGCCAGACGATTTACCAATTCGGAAAATAATTCATGTAGATATGGATGCTTTTTATGCCTCTGTCGAGCAGTTGGATAATCCCGAATTACGAGGAAAACCCATCGCTGTTGGCGGTGGCGGAAAACGTGGTGTCATTAGTGCTGCAAGTTACGAGGCACGAAAGTTTGGTGTAAAAAGTGCCATGTCTGGACGCTTGGCTGAAAAACTTTGCCCTGAACTGATTTTCGTCAAAACCAATTTTGAACGTTATAAAGAAGTCTCTCAAAAAATTAGAAAAATATTTTTGAGCTATACCGATTTGGTAGAGCCTCTATCTCTCGATGAAGCCTATTTAGACGTCACACAAAACAAAATAGGTATGCCTAGCGCATCGATAATCGCGCAACAGATAAGACAACGTATTTTTGAAGATACTGGCTTAACAGCTTCTGCAGGAATCTCTATTAATAAGTTTGTGGCTAAAGTCGCCAGTGACTACAACAAACCTAATGGACAAAAAACCGTAAATCCCGAAGATGTTTTAGAATTTTTGGAAGCATTAGATATCCGAAAATTTTATGGAGTTGGTAAAGTCACAGCCGAAAAAATGTATCAAAAAGGCATTTTTACTGGCAAAGATTTAAAATCAAAATCCCTAGAATACTTAACTGATAACTTCGGGAAATCTGGTGGTTATTATTATCATATTGTCCGTGGCATTCATAACAGTGAAGTCAAACCAAATCGTACCAGAAAATCATTAGCTGCCGAGCGTACATTTAGTGAAAACTTATCTTCCGAAATATTTATGCTCGAAAAACTAGAGCATATCGCCGAAGAAGTTTCCAGGCGATTACATAAAAGTAAAGTCTCTGGTAAAACAGTAACTTTAAAAATAAAATACAGTGATTTTACTTTGCAAACACGAAGTAAAACATTACCCTATTTTATAAGCGACAAATCTATAATCTTAGAAACTGCAAAGAATTTACTCTACCAAGAAAAACTTAATAATTCTGTGAGGCTTTTAGGGATTTCATTGTCTAATCTAAACACAGAAGCCTCCAAAAAAAAGCTAGCAAAAACAGA
- a CDS encoding CYTH domain-containing protein — translation MTEIERKFLVKSEAFKDQAFNAYDIKQGFLNSAPERAVRIRLKKDKGILTIKGKSSEDGLSRFEWEKEIPKTEAEALLLLCEKGIIDKTRYEVKVGNHTFEVDEFYGDNQGLIIAEVELNSKTETFEKPDWLGKEVTGEIKYYNSNLSRLPFIDWT, via the coding sequence ATGACTGAAATAGAACGAAAATTTTTAGTAAAATCTGAGGCTTTTAAAGACCAAGCTTTTAACGCCTACGATATAAAGCAAGGATTTTTGAATAGTGCTCCTGAACGAGCCGTTAGAATAAGACTAAAAAAAGATAAAGGTATTTTGACTATAAAAGGAAAATCATCTGAGGATGGTTTGAGCCGATTTGAATGGGAAAAGGAAATACCCAAAACGGAAGCAGAAGCACTACTGTTACTATGCGAAAAAGGGATTATAGATAAAACCAGATACGAAGTCAAAGTCGGTAATCATACTTTTGAAGTAGATGAATTTTATGGTGATAACCAAGGATTAATTATAGCCGAAGTTGAGCTTAACTCAAAAACTGAAACTTTTGAAAAGCCCGATTGGTTAGGCAAAGAAGTCACTGGAGAGATTAAATACTACAACTCTAATTTGAGTAGACTTCCTTTTATAGACTGGACATAA
- a CDS encoding OmpA family protein, producing the protein MKIFKTLFFIALMSSLSLTAQNSSTKKADKQFERFLFVKAAESYNKLVEDGKGDAYVYGRLAESYYNMFNTVEAERWYAKALESSENPEMIYNYAEMLKANGKYEASNTQMQRFASMRPSDNRATAFLSNPNYLPKILEQGKKFNVQNADFNSENSDFGGTVNKGNLYIASARNDNRKSYGWNNEPFLDIYSLYKNTDGSYQDAQLLNKDINTKYHEGLVSFSPDGNTMYFSRESYFEKAFEKDSLSKIKYSQLYLFKASKIGDDWDDIVSLPVNSKNYSVKNPSVSADGKTLYFASDMPGGFGQFDIYKASINDDGSLGTPENLGQKVNTEAQEMFPYISSNNTLYFSSNGHLGLGGMDVFYTEEIDGKMAPIRNIGIPVNSNGDDFAFTIDEDSEEGFVSSNREGGKGSDDVYLIKKLQPLCDVVLNVEVLDDSNRKPISGASVSLYDDQGNKISTKSSDAEGKTTFIVECNTSSDIEVLADGYDSKRITEKTERVEEQDVRISLNPIEELIVEDKIELAPIYFDFDKHNITSTAAFELDKLVQIMNKYPDLVINAASHTDSRGSEPYNQRLSQRRATSTQQYVISKGISEKRIQAIGRGENDLKIKCGNNCTEDEHQQNRRSEFIIISGGPNNQ; encoded by the coding sequence ATGAAAATTTTTAAAACATTATTTTTTATAGCATTGATGAGTAGTTTAAGCTTAACTGCTCAAAATTCAAGCACCAAAAAAGCAGATAAGCAATTCGAACGCTTTCTATTTGTAAAAGCTGCAGAGAGTTACAATAAACTTGTTGAAGATGGAAAAGGAGATGCCTATGTATACGGACGTCTGGCTGAATCATATTACAATATGTTTAATACTGTTGAAGCTGAGCGTTGGTATGCCAAAGCATTAGAGTCTTCAGAAAACCCTGAAATGATATACAATTATGCCGAAATGTTAAAAGCAAATGGTAAGTATGAAGCTTCAAATACACAAATGCAGCGTTTTGCTTCGATGCGTCCTTCAGACAATAGAGCTACAGCCTTTTTGAGCAACCCAAATTACTTGCCAAAAATATTAGAACAAGGAAAAAAATTCAATGTTCAAAATGCTGATTTCAATTCTGAGAATAGTGATTTTGGTGGTACAGTAAACAAAGGCAATCTTTACATAGCTTCTGCGCGTAATGACAATCGTAAATCTTACGGTTGGAATAACGAACCTTTTTTAGACATCTATTCACTTTACAAAAATACAGATGGATCATACCAAGATGCACAGTTATTAAACAAAGACATTAACACTAAATATCATGAAGGATTAGTCTCCTTTTCTCCTGACGGAAATACAATGTATTTTTCTCGTGAGAGTTATTTTGAAAAGGCTTTTGAAAAAGATTCTTTATCAAAAATAAAATATAGTCAATTGTATTTGTTTAAAGCTTCAAAAATTGGTGACGATTGGGACGATATTGTAAGTCTACCGGTTAATAGCAAAAACTACTCTGTTAAAAATCCTTCTGTAAGCGCAGATGGTAAGACACTTTACTTTGCTTCAGATATGCCTGGCGGTTTTGGGCAATTTGACATCTACAAAGCATCAATAAATGACGATGGTTCTCTCGGAACACCAGAAAACTTGGGGCAGAAAGTAAATACCGAAGCGCAAGAAATGTTTCCTTATATCAGTAGTAATAACACACTTTACTTTTCATCTAATGGTCATTTAGGGCTTGGTGGTATGGATGTGTTTTATACTGAAGAAATTGATGGCAAGATGGCGCCTATTCGTAATATTGGCATCCCTGTAAATAGTAATGGTGATGATTTTGCATTTACAATTGACGAAGATTCTGAAGAAGGTTTTGTGTCTTCTAACCGTGAAGGCGGAAAAGGAAGTGACGATGTATATCTTATCAAAAAACTACAACCACTTTGTGATGTTGTTTTAAATGTTGAAGTCTTAGATGACAGTAATCGCAAGCCAATTTCAGGAGCATCGGTTAGCTTATATGACGACCAAGGCAATAAAATTTCGACAAAATCTTCGGATGCCGAAGGTAAAACAACGTTCATCGTAGAATGTAACACAAGTTCAGACATCGAAGTTCTTGCAGATGGCTATGACAGTAAACGTATCACTGAAAAAACAGAACGTGTGGAAGAGCAAGATGTTAGAATTTCTTTGAATCCAATTGAAGAATTGATTGTTGAAGACAAAATAGAATTAGCACCTATTTACTTCGATTTTGATAAACACAATATTACATCTACAGCAGCTTTTGAATTAGATAAGCTTGTACAAATCATGAATAAATACCCTGATTTGGTTATTAATGCAGCATCACACACAGATAGTAGAGGTTCTGAGCCATATAACCAGAGACTATCACAAAGACGTGCAACATCTACACAACAATATGTGATTTCAAAAGGTATTTCAGAAAAACGCATTCAGGCCATTGGACGTGGAGAAAATGATCTTAAAATCAAATGTGGTAATAATTGTACTGAAGACGAACATCAGCAAAATAGACGTTCGGAATTTATTATAATTAGCGGCGGTCCAAATAACCAATAA
- a CDS encoding type IX secretion system membrane protein PorP/SprF, producing MKKLTIILILCLAFKMQGQQDAQYTQYMYNMNIINPAYAGSTESLSFGLLYRNQWTKIDGAPETGTFFGHSRIGNNMGLGLSVIADQLGPVKETNAYVDFSYKLKLGGEHNLAFGLKAGATFHDIGLANIALINPNDPFFQNINETTPNIGAGVFYYSDKYYLSVSVPNMLSSVHLSQNGNNIGSETQHYFVSGGYVFDLSANTELKPSFLVKSAFDAPTSFDVNLNARFYKKFEIGASYRLDDSFSGLVNFAISPSLRIGYAYDAVSSDINAFAPASHEVMLLFDLNFSKRASRSPRYF from the coding sequence ATGAAAAAACTCACTATAATATTGATTTTGTGCTTAGCATTTAAAATGCAAGGGCAGCAAGACGCACAGTATACACAGTATATGTATAATATGAATATCATTAATCCTGCATATGCTGGTTCAACCGAAAGCTTATCTTTTGGTTTGTTGTACAGAAACCAATGGACAAAAATAGATGGCGCTCCAGAAACAGGTACCTTTTTTGGTCATTCTCGTATTGGTAATAATATGGGGCTAGGACTTTCTGTTATTGCTGACCAGCTTGGTCCAGTAAAAGAAACAAACGCCTATGTAGATTTTTCATACAAGTTAAAACTCGGAGGCGAACATAATCTGGCTTTTGGTCTTAAAGCTGGTGCAACATTTCACGATATAGGATTAGCAAATATCGCACTTATTAACCCTAACGACCCGTTTTTTCAAAATATAAATGAAACGACACCAAACATTGGTGCTGGTGTATTTTACTATTCAGACAAATACTATTTGTCTGTTTCAGTGCCAAACATGTTATCGTCAGTACATTTAAGCCAGAACGGAAACAATATTGGCTCAGAAACACAACACTATTTTGTGTCAGGTGGCTATGTGTTTGACTTATCTGCTAATACAGAATTAAAGCCATCATTTTTAGTAAAATCTGCTTTTGATGCACCAACATCATTTGATGTTAATCTAAATGCAAGATTTTATAAGAAGTTTGAGATTGGTGCATCATACAGATTAGACGATTCGTTTTCTGGTCTTGTAAACTTTGCTATTTCACCATCATTGAGAATTGGGTATGCCTACGATGCTGTATCATCAGATATTAATGCATTTGCTCCTGCATCTCATGAGGTTATGTTATTATTCGATCTAAATTTCTCTAAACGTGCTTCACGTTCACCAAGATATTTCTAA
- a CDS encoding gliding motility-associated C-terminal domain-containing protein, protein MKSFLLYFFIILVGNFQTLDAQNLVFDVDCAAGSDIFSYCYDSNDNSTYTFTSTTGVPVFLEFLAGSIESGFDDITVYDSADNTGTVLFSGDNGGDLAGLNFQSTGDSLFIEVDSDGSISCQSSTTFTPWEINYRCVTCVSPTAAYDIVSNCANGNEEFFIDVIVTDVGDAESINILDDQNSPVQTTTVAGSFTFGPFPNGTEVNVTVEDADDINCILESGVLSQAFCPQQECDIVNAGPDAVFGCASDIEEIDLSATFMPSALTSNTSVYIIDDFECPLANLDGTPTGLNIDDRWSQPIDLGFEFEFFGITYNQVVVGANGLIGFDTSLAGDFCPWSFEPDELLPTPDLPTNAIFGPYHDIDPSEGGQIEFTTVGVAPQRQFKVSFVHVPHFSCNELLTTSQIILYEASNVIDVIIEEKPTCQTWNDGLAVVGVQNASGTVGYTPAGRNTGDWVVSFQELWRFIPDGAPNYVFEWFDDQGTSLGNDTDITVSPTETTVYSATVTYTNANGIETTVTDDVTVSVIDQTPQAGILQNLVNCENANGNAFFDLTSQNDAIFNGQTDLSVTYYESQSDADNDVNSIPNPDNYENLSNPQTIYFRLVNDISPDCFSTGNFDLSVTSFDTSLVAFDQGCDGNDYMITISPINDSYDPNTVTYEWSGPIGASTVDNTSSTFTATEDGEYFVDITTAEGCVYTVSTMVSNAMCIFPEGISPNGDSMNDTFDLSAFNVLEIEIFNRQGRSVYKKTNYTNEWVGQSSSGELPVGTYFYVARLADNETRNGWIYIQR, encoded by the coding sequence ATGAAATCATTTTTACTTTACTTTTTTATCATTTTAGTTGGTAATTTTCAGACTCTAGATGCACAAAACCTTGTCTTTGATGTAGACTGTGCTGCTGGTTCAGATATATTTAGCTACTGTTACGACAGCAATGACAATTCGACGTACACATTTACCTCAACTACTGGTGTTCCTGTTTTTCTGGAATTCCTTGCTGGTTCTATTGAAAGCGGTTTTGACGATATCACCGTTTATGACAGTGCTGATAATACTGGAACTGTTTTATTTAGTGGTGATAATGGAGGTGATTTAGCAGGTCTTAATTTTCAATCAACAGGTGATTCTCTTTTTATTGAAGTTGATAGTGATGGAAGTATAAGCTGTCAATCGAGTACTACATTTACGCCTTGGGAAATTAACTACAGATGCGTAACATGTGTGTCTCCAACGGCTGCTTATGATATAGTAAGTAATTGCGCTAATGGAAATGAAGAATTTTTTATAGACGTTATAGTCACAGATGTTGGTGACGCAGAAAGTATTAATATACTTGATGACCAAAATAGCCCAGTTCAGACTACAACTGTTGCTGGCTCATTTACTTTTGGTCCTTTTCCAAACGGTACTGAAGTCAATGTTACTGTAGAAGATGCTGATGATATCAATTGTATTCTAGAAAGTGGTGTGCTATCGCAAGCATTTTGTCCACAACAAGAATGTGATATTGTGAATGCTGGACCAGATGCGGTATTTGGTTGTGCTAGTGATATTGAAGAGATAGACCTTTCGGCAACTTTTATGCCAAGTGCTTTAACTTCAAATACTAGCGTTTATATAATTGACGATTTTGAATGCCCGTTAGCAAACTTAGATGGCACACCAACTGGTTTAAATATCGATGACCGCTGGTCTCAACCTATCGACTTAGGTTTCGAATTTGAGTTTTTTGGAATTACTTATAACCAAGTTGTTGTCGGTGCAAACGGCCTAATCGGATTTGACACAAGTTTAGCAGGAGATTTTTGCCCTTGGAGTTTTGAACCAGACGAATTATTACCAACACCAGATTTACCAACTAATGCTATTTTTGGACCTTATCATGATATCGATCCAAGTGAAGGTGGACAGATAGAATTTACAACTGTCGGTGTTGCTCCACAGCGTCAATTTAAAGTTAGTTTTGTTCACGTTCCTCATTTTAGTTGTAACGAATTATTAACGACTTCACAAATCATCTTATACGAAGCATCAAACGTAATTGATGTTATTATCGAAGAAAAACCTACGTGTCAAACCTGGAATGATGGTCTCGCTGTTGTTGGTGTACAAAACGCATCTGGAACAGTTGGCTATACTCCTGCAGGAAGAAACACTGGTGATTGGGTCGTGTCTTTTCAAGAGTTGTGGCGATTTATCCCAGACGGCGCACCAAACTATGTTTTTGAGTGGTTTGATGACCAAGGAACATCATTAGGAAACGATACAGATATTACAGTAAGCCCTACAGAAACTACCGTTTACTCAGCGACAGTCACTTACACCAATGCTAATGGTATTGAAACTACAGTTACTGATGACGTTACAGTATCTGTAATTGATCAAACTCCACAAGCAGGAATTCTTCAAAATTTAGTGAATTGCGAAAACGCAAATGGCAATGCTTTTTTTGATTTAACATCTCAAAATGATGCCATATTTAATGGTCAAACAGACTTGTCTGTTACGTATTATGAATCTCAGTCTGATGCCGATAATGATGTAAATTCAATTCCTAATCCAGATAATTACGAAAATCTATCTAATCCTCAAACCATTTATTTCAGATTAGTGAATGATATAAGTCCTGATTGTTTTTCTACAGGAAACTTTGACCTAAGTGTTACTTCTTTTGACACAAGCCTTGTAGCTTTTGATCAAGGTTGCGATGGAAATGATTATATGATTACTATATCTCCAATTAATGATAGTTATGACCCAAATACAGTTACTTATGAATGGTCTGGCCCTATTGGTGCAAGTACAGTCGACAATACCTCAAGCACGTTTACTGCAACAGAGGATGGCGAATATTTTGTAGATATTACAACCGCTGAAGGTTGTGTATATACTGTTTCAACAATGGTTAGTAATGCCATGTGTATATTTCCAGAAGGTATTTCTCCTAATGGCGATTCTATGAATGACACTTTTGACTTATCAGCTTTTAATGTTTTAGAAATCGAAATCTTCAATAGACAAGGACGCTCCGTCTATAAAAAAACCAATTACACCAATGAATGGGTTGGACAATCAAGTAGTGGAGAGTTACCTGTAGGCACCTATTTCTATGTTGCTCGATTAGCAGATAATGAAACCCGAAATGGATGGATATATATACAACGCTAA
- a CDS encoding endonuclease, whose translation MSEKHTIAFYNIENLFDTKDDEHTNDEDFLPTSVKRWTTKRYENKLRKLGQVISQIGEDDVDSPPAIVGLAEVENEHVVKDLINSKYLKHYKYDIIHYDSSDERGIDVALIYNTDVFEVSHSEAFAVYLTKEDGSRDYTRDVLQVTGRLNNEQIHIVVNHWSSRRQGQKETEHKRLAAANTVNQVVEILKKNYDDPKIIVMGDFNDTPYDKSLLSLENESQLYNPFKKISTRDKGSLNHNFEWHLFDQILISTNFFDSKSTQFNLSEAKVFNSQFLTQYHGKFKGQPFRTYVGKRYKGGYSDHFPVYIELKEDD comes from the coding sequence GATGACGAACATACTAATGATGAAGACTTTTTACCAACTTCGGTGAAACGTTGGACGACAAAACGTTACGAGAATAAACTTCGTAAATTAGGCCAAGTTATTTCGCAAATTGGAGAGGACGATGTAGATAGCCCGCCAGCAATAGTTGGTCTAGCTGAAGTTGAAAATGAACACGTTGTTAAAGATTTGATTAACAGCAAGTATCTAAAGCATTATAAATATGATATCATACATTATGATTCTTCAGATGAACGCGGCATTGATGTGGCTTTAATTTATAATACAGATGTTTTTGAAGTTTCACATTCTGAAGCTTTTGCAGTATATCTTACAAAAGAAGATGGCAGTCGTGATTATACCAGAGATGTCTTACAGGTCACAGGAAGACTTAATAACGAACAAATACATATTGTAGTTAACCATTGGTCGTCTCGTCGCCAAGGACAAAAAGAGACAGAACACAAACGTCTAGCAGCTGCAAATACCGTAAACCAAGTTGTCGAAATCTTAAAGAAAAATTATGACGACCCAAAAATAATTGTAATGGGTGACTTTAACGATACACCATATGATAAAAGCTTATTATCACTCGAAAATGAGTCACAACTTTATAATCCTTTCAAAAAAATATCCACTCGGGACAAAGGCAGTCTAAACCATAATTTTGAATGGCACTTATTTGATCAGATTTTAATTTCTACAAACTTTTTTGATTCAAAATCAACGCAATTTAATCTTAGTGAAGCTAAGGTTTTTAATTCACAATTTTTGACGCAATATCATGGAAAATTTAAAGGACAGCCTTTTAGAACTTATGTTGGTAAGCGTTACAAAGGTGGTTATAGCGATCATTTTCCTGTATACATAGAGCTAAAGGAAGACGACTAA